In Candidatus Dependentiae bacterium, a single genomic region encodes these proteins:
- a CDS encoding SMC family ATPase, with product MIPIKIQIKNFLSYGADLQTVDFSPYHLLCLSGKNGHGKSALLDAITWAIWGQARKTSGVTKADHGLLRLGQTHMLVIIDFECNNNHYRIRREFALTHGKPYAAVDFGIVNAEDDSIIPLTEKKIRDTQQKIEDTIHLDYDSFVNSAFLRQGHANEFSKKSAKDRKEILANILGLQRYETMRKAANDKAREAIAQKQQLIALQEKITQELEKTEQIKTDLQQIKTTLTDHEKYEKQFHEEQQKLQKERETLLKKQEANKQCGKALQEAEKERLHHQAELRNAFTQWRTIHKQQLNSASPEALKKEKEQCAQEIQKWQDAFAKKLEKKEQYLKEKEIFSQLEQQLQLEQSKQIQKAELQLQQMHMEHKQYEQQLQTVQKDEIQLKAELTRTEQNIKTLEIKLKNQDTKKLAIVEKQFEKRRNHYQQWITQANYLKSELEQIKQKKQFVHDESAPSCPLCEQNLSASRKKFLKSKLGHSEAYLMHRHKRLSRLIHILKPLLIEQHTQLEHLKKEQTNIQVEQHQKQEAEKQLASMQTHLKKIQNQCLELTQLIEVTRKKITLQQEAGKTLQQSTRKAILEHAEYQRQYQSLQTIQKTFNEIVYDQAQHKKVTERLQTIEKLLTSFDTLQKEALMQDERKRTIGSLCVHLKKINSLLQQLITEQKTFANLELQEKAHLQQEVLLREKQIANNAQKDTLLQQKGRLEQQYSMLKKLKVEQKEQAQIVKTLTLTADDFQAIATAMGKNGIQALLIEDAIPEIEQEANSLLGKLTDNQAQIFIESLRDLKSGGTRETLDIKISDAAGVRPYEMFSGGEAFRIDFALRIAISKLLARRAGTSLQTLIIDEGFGSQDDEGLNHIMDAIYKIQDDFKKVIIVSHLPRLKDQFPVHFCIQKGPHGSHVDIIEQA from the coding sequence ATGATACCAATAAAAATTCAAATAAAAAATTTCTTAAGTTACGGTGCTGATCTGCAAACAGTTGATTTTTCACCCTACCACTTACTTTGTTTGTCCGGTAAAAATGGACATGGTAAATCTGCACTACTAGATGCAATTACCTGGGCAATTTGGGGTCAAGCGCGCAAAACAAGCGGCGTTACGAAGGCTGATCATGGACTTCTTCGCTTGGGCCAAACACATATGTTGGTAATCATTGATTTTGAATGCAATAACAATCATTATCGTATCAGACGTGAATTTGCTCTTACTCATGGCAAACCGTATGCAGCTGTCGATTTTGGTATTGTTAATGCAGAAGATGATAGCATTATCCCCTTGACCGAAAAAAAAATTCGTGACACTCAACAAAAAATCGAAGACACCATCCATTTGGACTATGATTCCTTTGTTAATTCAGCATTTTTACGTCAGGGACATGCAAATGAATTTTCTAAAAAATCTGCTAAAGATCGCAAAGAAATACTAGCTAACATTTTGGGTTTACAACGATATGAAACTATGCGAAAAGCAGCCAATGATAAAGCGCGAGAAGCCATTGCACAAAAACAGCAATTAATAGCATTACAAGAGAAAATAACGCAAGAACTGGAAAAAACTGAACAGATAAAAACTGATTTACAACAAATAAAAACAACTTTGACTGACCATGAAAAATATGAAAAACAATTTCATGAAGAACAACAAAAACTACAAAAAGAACGTGAAACATTACTCAAAAAACAAGAGGCTAACAAGCAATGCGGCAAAGCTCTACAAGAAGCTGAAAAAGAACGGTTACATCATCAAGCAGAACTTCGTAACGCATTTACTCAATGGCGCACGATTCATAAACAACAATTGAATAGCGCATCACCTGAAGCACTCAAAAAAGAAAAAGAACAATGCGCACAAGAAATACAAAAATGGCAAGATGCATTCGCTAAAAAATTAGAAAAAAAAGAACAGTATTTAAAAGAAAAAGAGATATTTTCACAACTGGAGCAACAACTGCAGCTTGAGCAGAGCAAACAGATACAAAAAGCCGAACTACAATTGCAACAGATGCATATGGAACACAAACAATACGAACAACAACTACAAACCGTACAAAAAGATGAGATACAACTCAAAGCTGAACTTACACGCACCGAACAGAACATAAAAACATTAGAAATAAAACTTAAAAACCAAGACACCAAAAAACTTGCTATAGTTGAAAAACAGTTTGAAAAACGACGCAATCATTATCAACAATGGATTACTCAAGCAAATTATCTCAAAAGTGAACTTGAACAGATAAAGCAAAAAAAACAGTTTGTACATGATGAAAGTGCACCAAGTTGTCCTTTGTGTGAACAAAATCTCTCTGCATCACGCAAAAAATTTTTAAAAAGCAAGTTAGGCCATAGTGAAGCCTACTTAATGCATCGCCACAAACGGTTAAGTCGACTAATTCATATACTTAAACCATTATTAATCGAGCAACACACACAGCTGGAACATTTAAAAAAAGAGCAAACAAATATACAAGTTGAACAACACCAAAAACAAGAGGCTGAAAAACAACTTGCTTCAATGCAAACTCATTTGAAAAAAATACAAAATCAATGCCTTGAATTAACTCAGCTTATTGAAGTTACTCGAAAAAAAATTACTCTTCAACAAGAAGCCGGCAAAACATTACAGCAATCGACCCGGAAAGCGATCCTGGAACATGCTGAATATCAAAGGCAATACCAAAGCTTACAAACTATTCAAAAAACATTTAATGAAATTGTGTATGATCAAGCTCAACACAAAAAAGTAACTGAACGTTTACAAACCATAGAAAAGCTCTTAACTTCATTTGACACCTTACAAAAAGAAGCACTCATGCAAGATGAACGAAAAAGAACAATCGGTTCTTTATGCGTTCATTTGAAAAAAATAAACTCTCTATTGCAACAACTTATTACCGAACAAAAAACATTTGCCAATCTTGAATTACAAGAAAAAGCTCACCTGCAACAAGAAGTATTACTACGTGAAAAACAGATTGCAAACAATGCACAAAAAGATACCTTACTTCAACAAAAAGGTCGCCTTGAACAACAATATTCGATGCTTAAAAAACTGAAAGTTGAACAAAAAGAACAGGCTCAGATAGTAAAAACATTGACGCTAACTGCCGACGATTTTCAAGCTATTGCAACCGCAATGGGAAAAAATGGCATTCAGGCATTACTGATTGAAGATGCAATCCCTGAAATAGAACAAGAAGCTAATAGCTTGCTCGGTAAACTGACCGATAATCAAGCACAAATATTCATTGAATCATTACGTGATCTGAAAAGCGGTGGTACTCGTGAAACATTAGATATTAAAATTTCCGATGCTGCCGGCGTACGACCCTATGAGATGTTCTCCGGTGGTGAAGCTTTCCGTATCGATTTTGCATTACGTATTGCAATTTCTAAACTACTCGCTCGCCGAGCAGGAACTTCATTACAAACGCTTATTATCGATGAAGGATTCGGATCACAAGATGATGAAGGCCTCAATCATATCATGGATGCAATATATAAGATTCAAGATGATTTTAAAAAAGTAATAATTGTCTCACATTTGCCACGCCTCAAGGATCAATTCCCTGTACATTTTTGCATACAAAAAGGTCCACACGGGAGTCATGTGGATATTATTGAACAGGCGTAA
- a CDS encoding nucleotide pyrophosphohydrolase, protein MKDNTTTIAELKQKAAQFINERNWRQFHGAKNLSMAITLEAAELMEIFTWARDQREAAQLVQEKKEAVKHELADIVFATLVFCDEFNIDLSEAIIEKIAHNAKKYPIEKAKGMNKKYNEL, encoded by the coding sequence ATGAAAGACAATACAACTACCATTGCAGAGCTTAAGCAAAAAGCAGCACAGTTTATTAATGAACGCAATTGGCGACAATTTCATGGCGCCAAAAACTTGAGTATGGCAATTACTCTCGAAGCAGCTGAGTTAATGGAAATATTTACTTGGGCCCGCGATCAAAGAGAAGCCGCACAATTAGTACAAGAAAAAAAAGAGGCGGTCAAACATGAACTTGCTGATATTGTATTTGCTACGCTGGTTTTTTGTGATGAATTTAATATTGATTTAAGTGAAGCTATCATCGAAAAAATTGCACACAATGCAAAAAAATATCCTATTGAAAAAGCAAAAGGCATGAATAAAAAATATAATGAATTATAA
- a CDS encoding ATP-binding cassette domain-containing protein encodes MLQIKNISKSFGNKKIVDNISLEMPKGSITILLGKSGVGKSTVLRILSNLEIPDAGQMIFEQKEINHETQKKEHLVGMVFQQFNLFNHKTVKQNITFPLEKVLNKSKQEAGKIADELLKKFNLTDLADASVNALSGGQKQRLALARTLAMKPKIICMDEPTSALDPLLTSYVASIIDELASNGFIVVIATHDTVLIDKLDCMVHLMQDGKIIESVQSVAFRSHPEQFTHVNNFVAGNKAL; translated from the coding sequence ATGTTACAGATTAAAAATATAAGTAAATCTTTTGGTAATAAAAAGATTGTGGATAATATAAGTCTTGAAATGCCAAAAGGTTCCATTACTATTTTATTGGGCAAATCGGGTGTTGGTAAATCAACTGTGTTGCGTATATTGAGCAACTTAGAAATTCCCGATGCCGGTCAAATGATATTTGAGCAAAAAGAGATAAATCATGAGACACAAAAAAAAGAGCATTTAGTTGGTATGGTATTTCAGCAGTTTAATCTTTTTAATCATAAAACAGTTAAACAAAACATTACCTTTCCATTAGAAAAAGTTCTTAACAAATCCAAACAAGAAGCAGGTAAGATCGCAGATGAATTACTCAAAAAGTTTAATCTTACTGATCTTGCAGATGCATCAGTTAATGCACTTTCAGGTGGGCAAAAGCAACGGTTAGCTTTAGCACGTACATTGGCAATGAAACCAAAAATTATCTGTATGGATGAGCCAACTTCGGCACTTGATCCATTACTTACTTCATATGTTGCGTCTATTATTGATGAATTGGCAAGTAATGGTTTTATTGTCGTTATTGCAACGCATGACACGGTGTTGATAGATAAATTAGATTGCATGGTACATTTAATGCAGGATGGCAAAATTATTGAATCAGTGCAATCAGTTGCATTTAGATCTCATCCTGAGCAGTTTACACATGTGAATAACTTTGTTGCCGGCAATAAGGCGCTTTGA
- a CDS encoding amino acid ABC transporter permease has translation MLDINIVYEYWPAIVNGTLKTVQIAFCSCILGVIGGTSIGLLQAYAPKYVRRIISLITGAIKGTPMLIQITFAFFLLPQIGIQISAFWTTVIAIGINSSSYLSSVIYGGIKAIPMGQIEAAHVLGFSRLQTIRSIILPQAFSIVFPALGNELITLIKDSSLASIIGVMELTKEAAIMRSRTYDVITTYTVVACIYLILTTSVVFAMYLINKRMHHVTD, from the coding sequence ATGCTTGATATTAATATAGTATATGAATATTGGCCGGCAATAGTTAATGGTACTCTAAAGACGGTTCAAATAGCATTCTGTAGTTGTATTTTGGGAGTTATTGGAGGTACATCAATAGGTTTGTTACAAGCATATGCACCGAAATATGTTCGTCGTATAATCAGTCTGATTACCGGTGCCATAAAAGGTACACCGATGCTCATACAAATAACTTTTGCCTTTTTTTTATTGCCGCAGATTGGTATACAGATTTCTGCATTTTGGACAACAGTCATCGCAATTGGTATTAATAGTAGTTCATATTTAAGTTCAGTGATTTATGGTGGTATTAAAGCAATTCCAATGGGTCAGATTGAAGCTGCGCATGTTCTTGGTTTTTCTCGATTGCAAACAATTCGTTCTATTATTTTGCCTCAAGCATTTTCAATTGTGTTCCCTGCTTTAGGAAATGAGTTGATTACGCTTATTAAGGATTCAAGTTTAGCCTCAATAATTGGTGTCATGGAACTGACAAAAGAGGCCGCTATTATGCGCAGTCGTACGTATGATGTGATTACTACCTATACGGTTGTCGCATGTATCTATCTCATATTAACCACATCAGTTGTTTTTGCCATGTATTTAATTAATAAAAGGATGCATCATGTTACAGATTAA
- a CDS encoding transporter substrate-binding domain-containing protein has protein sequence MKKSLMLNLCCIVLLLITCSGCFNQSALLEDEKVLVVGTESNFPPFSFKENNELTGFDIELIEEVAKRLDKKIEFKDMSFEALIPQVQVGSLHVIAAGMTPTKNREQVVHFTQPYIYGDPLYIVSLSDRPDVGSLEALKQHKKVVVNQGYTADIFMSCIEGPELIRLETPAEAFLALQNNRADAFVTARNTLAPFFKKHDKALYTMVPIDETEERTALIVSKKCPKLLDQIEEVLDTMKQDGSMQKLKQKWGINA, from the coding sequence ATGAAGAAATCACTGATGTTGAACTTGTGTTGTATTGTTCTGTTATTGATAACTTGTAGTGGTTGTTTTAATCAATCAGCATTGTTAGAAGATGAAAAAGTATTGGTTGTCGGTACTGAATCTAATTTTCCTCCATTTTCATTTAAAGAAAACAATGAATTGACCGGTTTTGATATTGAACTTATCGAGGAAGTAGCAAAACGACTTGATAAAAAGATTGAATTCAAGGACATGAGTTTTGAGGCATTAATTCCGCAAGTTCAAGTTGGCAGTTTGCATGTGATTGCTGCCGGTATGACACCGACAAAGAACCGTGAGCAAGTTGTACATTTTACACAACCATATATTTATGGTGACCCATTATATATAGTAAGTTTATCAGATCGGCCTGATGTCGGTTCTTTAGAAGCATTAAAGCAGCATAAAAAGGTAGTAGTGAATCAAGGGTATACCGCAGATATTTTTATGAGCTGTATTGAGGGGCCGGAACTGATTCGATTAGAAACTCCGGCAGAAGCATTTTTAGCATTACAAAATAACCGTGCCGATGCGTTTGTAACAGCACGCAATACACTTGCGCCATTTTTTAAAAAACATGACAAAGCACTATATACAATGGTGCCTATTGATGAGACGGAAGAGCGTACGGCTTTAATAGTTTCAAAAAAATGCCCTAAATTGCTTGATCAAATAGAAGAGGTTTTGGATACAATGAAGCAGGATGGTAGTATGCAGAAATTAAAACAAAAATGGGGAATCAATGCTTGA
- a CDS encoding NifU family protein, translating to MTYEESIDKIKEVIEQLRPNIQMDGGDVEFVKFDDGVVYVRFHGACIGCPAAIFTLKGGIEEALKEQLSDVVREVESVENDELGH from the coding sequence ATGACGTATGAAGAATCAATAGATAAAATAAAAGAGGTCATAGAGCAACTTCGCCCCAATATTCAAATGGATGGTGGAGACGTTGAGTTTGTGAAATTTGATGATGGCGTTGTGTATGTACGATTTCATGGTGCATGTATTGGATGTCCAGCGGCAATTTTCACACTTAAAGGTGGCATCGAAGAAGCTCTTAAAGAGCAATTATCTGATGTTGTACGTGAAGTTGAATCTGTTGAGAATGATGAGCTCGGTCATTAA
- the rplQ gene encoding 50S ribosomal protein L17 has translation MKHQSGKRKLNLKSAHRKAFLRNQVIHLITYGHLVSTKANVKETQRLAEKLVTIARKGSKDFNARRRAQSMLPYKQEALLKLFNEVAPRYTERPGGYTRVIPMGKRMSDTATIARLEWV, from the coding sequence ATGAAACATCAAAGTGGTAAAAGAAAGTTAAATTTAAAATCAGCTCACAGAAAAGCGTTTTTACGTAATCAAGTTATTCATTTGATTACTTATGGTCACCTTGTTTCAACTAAAGCTAATGTTAAAGAAACACAAAGATTAGCTGAAAAGTTGGTAACTATTGCGCGTAAAGGTAGCAAAGATTTTAATGCACGTCGTAGAGCTCAATCAATGTTACCATATAAACAGGAAGCATTATTGAAGTTATTTAACGAAGTTGCACCTCGCTATACAGAACGACCAGGTGGTTATACTCGCGTTATTCCAATGGGAAAACGTATGAGTGACACTGCTACTATAGCTCGTCTTGAGTGGGTGTAA
- a CDS encoding DNA-directed RNA polymerase subunit alpha: MDKKEYKPLIIPKLKWNKKELSNTYGELTAEPLEPGFGMTLGNAIRRILLGGVEGSAITSVIIKGVNNEFSSVAGVIEDTMQIILNIKEIVVRNKDGIPGKMHLNFKGEGTVYVSDIETDDHLELVNPDHVIAHVGPDSELDITFFVESGRGYQRAQWPMDKSLQEDNRIYIDAMFSPIKKVVFDIEKTRVGDEIDYDKLILKVWTDGSENPIDVLHYGVSVLRTQLEHFMTSSEIPFNEISVVLDDEQEQEPIQLDELGLKGLPVDLLLKAIDELELSVRAHNCLKNAGIKRILDLVNLSDEESLKIKNFGRKSLNEVKDSMKAFGLSFGMNIKESDLKKVLKTREKEDKA; the protein is encoded by the coding sequence ATGGATAAGAAGGAGTATAAACCTTTAATTATTCCTAAATTAAAATGGAATAAAAAAGAGCTCTCAAATACGTATGGCGAATTAACGGCAGAGCCGTTAGAGCCAGGTTTTGGCATGACATTGGGTAATGCCATACGACGTATTTTACTTGGGGGTGTTGAAGGTTCTGCAATTACTTCGGTGATTATAAAAGGGGTGAATAATGAATTCTCTTCAGTAGCGGGTGTTATTGAAGATACCATGCAAATCATTTTGAATATTAAAGAAATTGTTGTTCGCAACAAGGATGGTATTCCAGGTAAAATGCATTTGAATTTCAAGGGTGAAGGTACTGTTTATGTGTCTGACATTGAAACTGATGACCACCTTGAATTGGTGAATCCTGATCATGTTATTGCACATGTTGGCCCAGATAGTGAACTTGATATTACTTTTTTTGTTGAATCAGGAAGAGGTTATCAACGAGCGCAATGGCCAATGGATAAATCTTTGCAAGAAGATAATAGAATTTATATTGATGCAATGTTTTCTCCTATTAAAAAAGTTGTTTTCGATATTGAAAAAACCCGTGTGGGTGATGAAATTGATTATGATAAATTGATTTTAAAAGTATGGACAGATGGATCAGAAAATCCAATTGATGTTTTGCATTACGGTGTATCAGTATTGCGTACTCAATTAGAGCATTTCATGACAAGTTCTGAGATTCCATTTAATGAAATTTCGGTTGTGCTTGACGATGAGCAAGAGCAAGAGCCAATTCAGTTGGATGAGCTTGGCTTAAAAGGTCTGCCGGTAGATCTTTTGTTAAAAGCAATTGATGAACTAGAACTTTCAGTTCGTGCACATAACTGTTTAAAAAATGCCGGTATTAAACGCATTTTAGATTTAGTTAATTTGTCTGATGAAGAAAGTTTGAAGATCAAAAATTTTGGTCGTAAGTCATTAAATGAAGTGAAAGATAGCATGAAAGCATTCGGTCTTTCATTTGGTATGAACATCAAAGAATCTGATCTTAAAAAAGTTCTCAAAACAAGAGAAAAAGAAGATAAAGCTTAA
- the rpsD gene encoding 30S ribosomal protein S4, whose protein sequence is MEKRTRPGAKTTTDKKKEVKKRARKVSEYGRQLEEKQKVRNMYGMREKQFKRFFGIAVRSKGAPGENLLSLLERRLDNVLYKLKLTTSRTQARQVIVHGHILVNNKKVYTPSFLVSVNDVVSLAPNVLEKKQFLEQVVDKRLNIGVKVPEWLELMKKERQGRVLRIPVRSDIQVPIEEHLIVELYSK, encoded by the coding sequence ATGGAAAAGAGAACAAGACCCGGTGCAAAAACAACCACTGATAAAAAAAAGGAAGTTAAAAAAAGAGCCCGCAAGGTGTCAGAGTATGGCAGACAACTTGAGGAAAAACAAAAAGTGAGAAATATGTATGGTATGCGAGAAAAGCAGTTTAAACGCTTTTTTGGCATAGCTGTACGTAGCAAGGGGGCGCCAGGTGAAAACTTATTGAGCTTACTTGAACGACGATTAGATAATGTTTTATATAAGTTAAAATTAACAACAAGTCGTACGCAAGCTCGTCAAGTAATTGTTCATGGGCACATTTTGGTAAACAACAAAAAAGTATATACTCCTTCATTTTTGGTGTCAGTTAATGATGTAGTTTCATTGGCTCCCAATGTTCTAGAGAAAAAACAGTTCTTAGAGCAAGTTGTTGATAAACGACTTAATATTGGTGTTAAAGTTCCCGAGTGGTTAGAGTTGATGAAGAAAGAACGACAAGGTCGTGTATTACGCATTCCAGTTCGTTCAGATATTCAAGTGCCGATTGAAGAGCATTTGATCGTAGAGTTATATTCTAAATAA
- the rpsK gene encoding 30S ribosomal protein S11 — protein sequence MAYKKKSKKSKKHVDSVVAHVKSTFNNTLVAITTTDGDVLLRGSSGKLGFKGARKGTPFAAGQIGNMLAKDMQTMGVKNVEINLQGPGSGRESVVRAFQGAGLHISVLRDVTPLPHNGCRPPKKRRV from the coding sequence ATGGCATATAAAAAAAAATCAAAGAAATCAAAAAAACATGTTGACTCAGTAGTTGCACATGTTAAATCGACATTTAATAATACATTAGTTGCGATTACAACTACTGATGGTGATGTATTGTTACGTGGTAGTTCAGGAAAATTAGGCTTTAAAGGTGCGCGTAAAGGTACGCCTTTTGCTGCAGGTCAAATTGGCAATATGCTTGCAAAAGATATGCAAACTATGGGCGTTAAAAACGTCGAAATAAATTTACAAGGTCCTGGATCCGGACGTGAATCTGTTGTGAGAGCTTTTCAAGGTGCAGGCTTGCACATTTCTGTGTTACGTGATGTAACTCCATTGCCACATAATGGTTGCAGGCCACCAAAAAAACGTCGTGTATAA
- the rpsM gene encoding 30S ribosomal protein S13 → MARIEGVNLPASKRVEYGLTYVFGIGLKSARDILKVTGIDPDKRVKDLSDGEVAILQKEITLNHRAEGERRKEIRLDIKRLQEIGSYRGLRHKRGLPVRGQRTKTNARTRKGPKRKGGQVALKRQATKK, encoded by the coding sequence ATGGCTAGAATAGAAGGTGTTAATTTACCTGCAAGTAAACGTGTTGAGTATGGCCTTACTTATGTTTTTGGCATAGGGCTTAAATCAGCTAGAGATATTTTAAAAGTGACGGGAATTGATCCTGATAAGCGCGTTAAAGATTTGTCTGATGGTGAAGTTGCTATACTTCAAAAAGAGATAACATTAAATCATCGCGCAGAAGGTGAACGAAGAAAAGAGATTCGCCTAGATATTAAACGTTTACAAGAAATTGGTTCATATCGTGGTTTACGTCACAAACGTGGATTGCCTGTACGTGGTCAACGTACTAAAACAAATGCGCGCACGCGCAAAGGACCAAAACGTAAAGGTGGACAAGTTGCTCTTAAACGTCAAGCTACAAAAAAATAG
- the rpmJ gene encoding 50S ribosomal protein L36, with amino-acid sequence MKVRTSVKKMCEECRIIKRNGVIRVICKRSPKHKQRQG; translated from the coding sequence ATGAAAGTACGAACTTCAGTTAAAAAAATGTGCGAAGAATGCCGTATTATAAAACGTAATGGCGTTATTCGTGTAATATGCAAACGTAGTCCAAAGCATAAACAACGACAAGGGTAA
- the infA gene encoding translation initiation factor IF-1 — MKKKEDVIRVDGIVKETLPNAMFRVEIEGGHIVLGHVSGKMRMHYIKILPGDKVALELSPYDLTRGRIVLRYKI, encoded by the coding sequence ATGAAAAAAAAAGAAGACGTAATACGCGTTGATGGTATTGTGAAAGAAACGTTGCCAAATGCAATGTTTCGTGTTGAGATAGAAGGTGGACACATTGTGTTAGGTCATGTTTCGGGTAAAATGCGTATGCATTACATCAAAATTTTACCTGGTGATAAGGTTGCTTTAGAGTTGTCACCTTATGATCTGACGCGTGGAAGAATTGTATTGCGATATAAAATATAA
- the map gene encoding type I methionyl aminopeptidase, translated as MIVIKNKSSIKKMEEAGTLLSGMFDNLKSIIDVGITTADIDAWIESELKKRGLLSRMKGYMGYAHVSCISVNDEVVHGVPSQRALKDGDFVKVDVCASYKGYCADMARPFFIGEVSQEAKQLAKVAEQSLNAGIAKAVPGNRLSDISAAIQQVVEKAGFGVVRDFAGHGIGKQMHEDPEVLNYGASGKGPILRSGMAFAIEPMITQGDYTVCITQDGWTVSTQDGSLAAHVEDTVVITDRGPKIITRNSVHR; from the coding sequence ATGATAGTTATAAAAAATAAATCTTCCATTAAAAAAATGGAAGAAGCGGGAACTTTATTATCTGGTATGTTTGACAACCTTAAATCAATCATCGATGTTGGAATTACAACGGCTGATATTGATGCATGGATTGAAAGCGAATTAAAAAAAAGAGGTTTGCTTTCACGCATGAAAGGTTATATGGGTTATGCTCATGTAAGTTGTATTTCAGTAAATGATGAAGTTGTACATGGTGTCCCTTCACAAAGAGCATTAAAAGATGGTGACTTTGTAAAGGTAGATGTTTGTGCTTCTTATAAAGGCTACTGTGCCGATATGGCCCGTCCATTTTTTATTGGTGAAGTATCGCAAGAGGCAAAACAGTTGGCAAAAGTTGCAGAGCAGTCGTTAAATGCAGGTATTGCAAAAGCTGTACCCGGAAACCGACTTAGTGATATATCAGCTGCGATTCAACAGGTTGTTGAAAAAGCAGGTTTTGGTGTTGTAAGGGATTTTGCAGGGCATGGTATTGGAAAACAGATGCATGAGGATCCGGAAGTATTGAATTATGGTGCATCGGGAAAAGGACCTATTTTGCGATCTGGAATGGCTTTTGCAATTGAACCAATGATCACTCAAGGTGATTATACTGTCTGTATTACTCAAGATGGTTGGACTGTATCTACTCAAGACGGTAGTTTAGCTGCTCATGTAGAAGATACAGTTGTTATTACCGATAGAGGACCAAAAATTATAACTCGTAATTCTGTGCATAGGTAA
- a CDS encoding nucleoside monophosphate kinase, with the protein MINKQEAYIFIGPPGAGKGSLSKLCIEQFGWTQLSTGNLCRKHIAEDTHIGKQIDFTIKSGKLISDELITDMVDEWLSQTIKTEKSLILDGFPRNIIQAKSLFSLIRNKYGSLKINVVRFLISDEIAINRICNRYICQNKQCQTVYSGCSQSGLLPKKEMRCDICEMPLGRRDDDSRDTVMNRLKVYRDFEKDMLDCLQAKNELIEVDVDRPLNEIFDTFKNTVADAKE; encoded by the coding sequence GTGATAAATAAGCAAGAGGCATATATTTTTATTGGTCCACCAGGTGCAGGCAAGGGTTCTTTATCTAAATTGTGTATTGAGCAGTTTGGATGGACGCAGCTTTCTACCGGTAACTTATGCCGCAAGCATATTGCTGAAGACACTCATATAGGCAAACAGATAGATTTTACGATAAAATCTGGTAAACTTATATCTGATGAGCTCATTACTGATATGGTTGATGAATGGCTTAGTCAAACGATTAAAACGGAAAAGTCACTTATCTTGGATGGATTTCCTAGAAATATTATTCAAGCGAAAAGTTTATTTTCACTTATACGAAATAAATATGGTTCATTGAAAATAAATGTTGTTCGTTTTCTCATTTCGGATGAGATAGCGATCAATCGTATTTGTAATAGATATATTTGTCAGAATAAGCAATGTCAAACAGTGTATTCAGGTTGTTCTCAATCTGGGCTTCTTCCTAAAAAAGAGATGCGGTGTGACATTTGTGAAATGCCTTTAGGTCGTAGAGATGATGACAGTCGAGATACTGTTATGAATCGATTAAAGGTGTACCGTGATTTTGAAAAAGATATGCTTGATTGTTTACAAGCTAAAAATGAACTGATTGAGGTTGATGTGGATCGCCCTCTTAATGAAATATTTGATACGTTTAAAAATACAGTTGCTGATGCAAAAGAATGA